The sequence below is a genomic window from Ipomoea triloba cultivar NCNSP0323 chromosome 10, ASM357664v1.
ATCCTCCCATGCACTTGTTCACCACAACTCAAAGCTGCCAAATTGGCGACAGCAGCTATAATGCTGGAAAACGTGAAGGTATTTGGACTTGGGCCTTCTAACTCCAAAAGCAAATAAAAGTTGATAGACTCTTTTGGATTGGACTTCTCATATCCAGCAATCAAAGTATTCCAGGTGATTATATCTCTCTGAGGCATACAATGAAAACAGTGGTTTGCTTCGTTTAAGTCATCTCCCCTGCAATACATGTCTAAAATGGAGTTCATCACAGGAATGTTAAAATCAAATCCATGTTTGATTACTGCAGCATGGAGATGCCTTCCATTTGAAAATGGACTGATCAAAGCACATGCTTTAATAGCTATTGAAAAGCTAaatgcatttggttcaactccCTCCTGTCCATCCAAAGAAAAGCAACATGGAATTAACTTTCAATATTGTTCATGCAAGAAATTTGGAAATGATGTTGTTATTATCTATGCACATTTTTATTCAGaagcatttttaaaaattaaaaacaatataactaaAACATAAGCACCACAGTAAATAGAGGAAATACCAATAGCATTTGCTTAAAGGCTTGAAGACCACAATAGCCATCGCCCCGGTGAGTGTATCCAGCAATCATTGTTGTCCAAGACACATCGTTTTTCTCACTGATTTCGCTAAACACCATACAAGCGTCTTTCATGCTAGCCGACAATGTAGAGTATACGTCCAAGAGTGCATTGGCAACATACATGCTTTCATGCTTGCCATGCTTGATTACCAGCCCGTGAACTAAAGCGCCACAAGAAGGTGACTTCATGCCTTTACAAGCCTTCAATGTGCTTGAAAATGTGAATTCATTTGGGTGGACACTAGTATCTCGCATCATCTCATAGAAAATTACCCATGCGCATGGGTAGAGGTTACAAGAAGTGTACCCCGAAATCATGGCTGTCCAAGCAACAACGTCTCTCtcgggcatttcatcgaacagtGTGCGGGCCTCTCTGATGAGACCTTTATCGAAGTAGGACTTGAGGAGATTGGTAGCCAAAAATGAAGGGGGTTTAGGGGAAAATCGTGGGTTTGGAGAATACAGGTTCCAGCTCAGAGAGCTTCGGATTGTTTGAGGAATAATATGCGAAACAGTTTTGGACAGTG
It includes:
- the LOC116032063 gene encoding putative pentatricopeptide repeat-containing protein At1g56570, whose protein sequence is MNATALSKTVSHIIPQTIRSSLSWNLYSPNPRFSPKPPSFLATNLLKSYFDKGLIREARTLFDEMPERDVVAWTAMISGYTSCNLYPCAWVIFYEMMRDTSVHPNEFTFSSTLKACKGMKSPSCGALVHGLVIKHGKHESMYVANALLDVYSTLSASMKDACMVFSEISEKNDVSWTTMIAGYTHRGDGYCGLQAFKQMLLEGVEPNAFSFSIAIKACALISPFSNGRHLHAAVIKHGFDFNIPVMNSILDMYCRGDDLNEANHCFHCMPQRDIITWNTLIAGYEKSNPKESINFYLLLELEGPSPNTFTFSSIIAAVANLAALSCGEQVHGRIIQRGLGWNLELANALIDMYAKCGNIASSRRIFNEMPTKNLVSWTSMMIGYGSHGNGKQATELFDDMVGSSLRPDRIAFMAVLNACSHAGLVDEGLKYFSSMVDDYNIVPDQEIYGCVVDLLGRAGRVKEAYQLIEKMPFSPDESVWGAYLGACLAHKLPDLGTLAVREVLGLKPKIAGTYLMLSKIYAANGEWKGYAKMRNMMTNLSTKKEVGRSWVEVRNEVNDFVAGDK